One genomic segment of Arachis duranensis cultivar V14167 chromosome 4, aradu.V14167.gnm2.J7QH, whole genome shotgun sequence includes these proteins:
- the LOC107484432 gene encoding uncharacterized protein LOC107484432 → MGKVRGQIKDPRVWNRKEYRKLEDESFTIFLDNLPEDVSKRELFQLFSWTGRINDIYLSRKQKAGSIYMFAFIRYTTKGGALKAITEINRMKLRGKVMFVGEAKYRRSLGTTDGKKIQPVGGNQSGTSRKPQREREAAQIIPTRYPTDASKDKKVKDPHGNGWTKKLEVAVAKDNLDWLQ, encoded by the coding sequence ATGGGTAAGGTTAGAGGTCAGATCAAGGATCCTAGGGTTTGGAACAGAAAAGAGTACCGAAAACTAGAGGATGAGTCGTTCACAATCTTCTTGGATAATCTCCCGGAAGACGTTTCGAAGAGAGAATTGTTTCAACTGTTCAGTTGGACTGGCCGCATAAATGATATTTACCtgtcaagaaaacaaaaagcgGGCAGTATATACATGTTTGCGTTCATACGGTACACCACAAAGGGAGGGGCATTGAAGGCTATAACAGAAATAAATCGTATGAAGTTGAGAGGAAAGGTGATGTTTGTTGGAGAAGCTAAGTACAGGCGATCATTGGGTACGACAGACGGGAAAAAGATACAGCCAGTAGGTGGTAATCAAAGTGGAACGAGTCGTAAACCACAACGTGAAAGAGAGGCTGCCCAAATAATACCGACTAGATACCCGACAGATGCAAGCAAGGACAAAAAGGTCAAAGATCCACATGGAAATGGGTGGACGAAGAAATTGGAAGTGGCTGTGGCGAAAGATAACCTAGACTGGCTACAGTAA